The following are encoded in a window of Halodesulfovibrio sp. genomic DNA:
- a CDS encoding symporter small accessory protein, with protein MLLGLGSIETALPYWLCILSTIGCIAYGIKNWNNAGEPDTITAEVESIVCDNTKQ; from the coding sequence ATGTTACTTGGACTCGGAAGCATTGAAACCGCGTTACCTTACTGGCTTTGTATCCTCTCAACCATAGGCTGTATTGCTTACGGAATTAAGAACTGGAACAACGCAGGCGAGCCGGACACCATCACGGCAGAAGTTGAATCAATAGTGTGTGATAACACAAAGCAATAA
- a CDS encoding glycine betaine ABC transporter substrate-binding protein: MRKKFAALLFAFAFAFICHPATVNAKPITFIVPPWAGGMVKAQIAMQVLEAIGFPTAMTTEEPEKAYRSLENGDADVFMSAWLPLHKLMLLPLLEEKVVHIAGVNVANARTGLCIPDYVDPKVKSIADLAPNAEKFGSVIYNLEAGSGLYNIVDQLILDDFEGLGSWKQQGEPIDALFKQVLKSFKEKQWIVFGCWQPHWTNVTLDMRYLDGVKGSGILIAENSINTVIRPKIKKQYPDPYLFLSRINVDKKTQGKWTYDVAIKEQTPEETATEWIKGHLDVVRQWVGNIKAANGQRAADVLETKF; encoded by the coding sequence ATGCGTAAAAAATTCGCGGCTCTTTTGTTTGCGTTTGCATTCGCGTTTATCTGCCATCCAGCAACGGTTAATGCCAAGCCGATAACATTCATCGTTCCGCCATGGGCAGGCGGTATGGTTAAGGCACAAATTGCTATGCAGGTACTTGAGGCAATTGGTTTTCCCACAGCTATGACCACAGAAGAACCCGAAAAGGCGTATAGATCTCTTGAAAACGGTGATGCAGATGTTTTCATGAGTGCGTGGCTTCCCTTACATAAATTAATGCTGCTCCCTTTGCTTGAAGAAAAAGTTGTTCATATTGCCGGAGTTAACGTAGCCAATGCCCGCACAGGACTATGCATTCCCGACTACGTTGACCCAAAGGTGAAATCTATTGCAGACCTTGCTCCCAATGCCGAAAAATTTGGTTCTGTAATCTATAACCTCGAAGCTGGTTCAGGATTGTACAACATTGTCGATCAATTAATTCTTGATGATTTTGAAGGACTCGGCAGCTGGAAGCAGCAAGGCGAACCAATTGATGCCCTGTTCAAACAAGTACTTAAATCTTTTAAAGAAAAACAATGGATTGTTTTCGGATGCTGGCAACCGCACTGGACAAACGTAACTCTCGATATGCGGTATCTGGATGGCGTAAAAGGTTCTGGCATACTGATCGCTGAAAACTCTATCAATACTGTCATCAGACCAAAGATTAAAAAGCAATATCCAGACCCGTACTTGTTCCTTTCACGCATCAACGTCGACAAAAAGACCCAAGGTAAGTGGACATACGATGTTGCAATAAAAGAACAAACACCTGAAGAAACCGCAACTGAATGGATTAAAGGACACCTTGATGTGGTTCGCCAATGGGTTGGCAATATTAAGGCGGCAAATGGTCAGCGAGCCGCAGATGTTCTGGAAACAAAATTTTAA